AAATCAACCAGCTTATTCTCGCTATATAAAACATTCATCTGATTCAAAAAAATTTGATACTCATTATTGAAATTAGAATCTGTGATTTGAACGAAATCATCCAAATCAACATGCATTTTTTCCAGTAATTGAACCACTTTGATAAAAGACAAATTCACATCATTTTCTTCAAATTTATAAAGAGTCGAGACAGACAAAATACCATCTGCCACGGTGCTTGCAGAATATCCCCGCTCTTTTCTGATGGTTTTAAATTGTGTGCCTAGTGAGTGAGTTCGAGGATCATACATAGCTCTATAATAGACGAAAATGAGTAGCTTAAAATGAAAGGATTGCTTATGAGGAAATTCAGCGAAATTTTGAAAATGTTAGTCGGCATTGTTATTATTGTTGGTACTAATCGTATTATTAATGGTCTTCAGGTATTTTACGAGTTACCTCAACAGTGAGTGCAAAAAAGCAAGGGACTATGCATCCCTTGCTTTTTCAAAACATCATTTTGTCAACACAAATTACTTTTTAATAGGTGTCAAAAGAATTTTTAGATTTGGATCAATGACATTTGTCATACTGACTCGTATAAGGCGATTTTTTTGGACTCTCAAGAGCCCTTCTTTCATTCCTGCATCGTGTTTACTTGGTCCTTTATAGAGTCCCACAAGGAAATGATCTTTTTCGACACTTTGCATGACTGTAGAACCATCATACTTTGTTAACTCTAGGCTTAAATTTGTACCTGGCTTACCATCTGTAGCATGTGGCTCCTGCACAGACATCTTGCCTTCATACGTGACATGATAACTGCCCACCGGAATTTGAACGTCGGGTAAGTAATTACCCGGATTAGTAATGACATAACTATCGCCTTGTTTCTTTAAGGGACTAAATTTCGTCGGTGTTAATTGAATAGTTCTACCAGCTTCTAAACTAGTTGTTAAATTACCTATTAAGAGCAGTCCTTGCTCATCCAGCTGAGGTGTCAAACCATCCATGTTGAAATATTGTGTTGTCCCCCCAGTCAGGTGTGCATCATAAAAACCAGGAATTACTTTCATATCAGCGATCGTTTTGCTATCGATAGGCCCTGTCAGAGTTATGGCTTTGGCTGGATTCCTGTTTATATAATTGTTTGATTGGCCTGCCTTACCGACTTTTTTAACCTTAGGCACATAATTTCTGGCAGCATTTTGGCTGATTCTTTGGCTCAAAAAATTGTAGCTTAACAGCCCAAAGAGGCCAAGGACAATGATAATGAAAGCAATTAAAGAGGCTTTTTTACTGCTTCTCATACTAATTTACCTTCTTCCATATTGAAGACCTGATCTGCCAAGATGGACAAGTCTTCTGGATTATGACTTGCTAGAATAATCGTGGCACCGGCTTCCTTTTCCGCTTCAAAGATTCGGCGCATTTCTTTCACGCCCTCAATATCAATCGCATTAGTCGGTTCATCTAATAAAATCAATTTCGGTTTTTCAAACAGGGCTTGCGCAATCGCGGCCCGCTGCTTCATACCTAAAGAATATTGACGCACCTTTCGCTTATCTGTAGGATCCAACCCCACGCGTTTGATTGTCGCATCAATCATTTCCGGACTAGCCACTTTGCGAATTTTAGCCAGTAAAAGGAGATTTTTTCTTAAAGTGAATTCCGGCAGAACATTATTGTTTTCAATGAGCAAACCAAGTTCAGACGGAAAATCAATATCTCGGTGCAGGACTTTCCCATCAATAGTAATACTGCCTGAGTCCAAACGGATTAAGCCGGCAATCGCTCGCAGCAGCATCGTTTTGCCAGCACCGTTTCGGCCTTTTAGCCCATAAATTTTGCCAGTCTCGAAGGTCAAAGATAGATTGTCTAAGACCGTCTTATGGTTAATGGTTTTGATAATATTTTTAACTTCAATCATATGTATCTCCTTAGTGTGATCCAAAAAATTCTTTGCGTTGCAAAAAGAGGGCCGAGATGCACAAAACACATATGGTTGCTACACAAAGACCCAAGTAGCTCCATATCGGCACAGCGATGTGATTAATCAAAAAGAAGGCGGCCAGTCCAGCTGGTAATCGAAAAACTAATAAAGCTGTTAATAAAATCGCGCTAATAATCAGTAAGGCTGGGCCCGGTGAAAATAGCAGTTCAAATAACATATATAGACTGGTAAAAAAAATGTAGCCCATAATTAATGAAAAAAATTGTGGCCACAGGGCATTTTTTTCAAAAATGAAAAAGTCAGCCAACAGAATAAGCAGAGGATTAATAATTAAAATCATGACATTTCGTAAGTAGGTCTTCACGAGTAAATGCCAACGTGCCTTATAACGAATCAATTGATTCAGCGTGGCACCCGTCTCCCACTCTTTGACACTACCAACAATTGGCAAAAAACTAGTTAGTAACAAACCAAAAAAGAAGATGCGAGTAACAAGACTAACGTGCATATAATCAAAAAAATAGACAGCTTGGTGGCCTCGGCTCTGCATCAAAAAGGTTAGTAAGACCATCACGCTCAAGATAGCAAAGCGTAATCCATAGTTTACTTTATCCATTCGCGTCTCCGAATACTGTTTTGAAAAAAAATGTATAAACAGAAAAGAATAACTATATAAATAAATAAACCAAAAGTAGCGTAGCTAATTCCCGCTCCTAAAGCGTGAGGCGCGGCAAAAAGGGTTACTTGGGTTTGAGAAAAAATCGAATTGTTCAAAAGAGGCAGAGGAAGATAGGCAATCACAGCCATCACAGTATTGATAATTAGTCCTATTAGTATAGAAGACCAAGAAGTATAATTCATCACAATTTGTACAAGAGAGATAATGATTAATGTCCAGCCCAGAGATAAGGCGACCTGTAACGTCCATAGAACTAAAAAAGTCACCAATTCTGCACTACTTGGATTAAATTGAAAAATACGAGTCCAAGGTAACAGCCAATAGATTAAGGCAAACACAAAAGTGAGCTTCAGTGTCTTAATCATATACATACGGGAAAGTAGACTGCTTTTTTGTAGACGTACAACAGTCTGCACCGGAACCGCAATATTGATCGACCAATAAATAAGGAAAATAACTGAAAAAACCGTCTGCCAGTTAAGCCGGTAAAAGTAGATACCACCAGCTTCAGATGTTAACCAATCTCGATAAGTAATGGCCGACCAAGAGATACCAAAGACATAGCAGATGACCAAGAACAGAATCATCAGGAGAGTCGAGAACAAAAAGCGTGGATTTTTAATCATTCCAGTTCTCCTCGTTTGCGCCAAAAATAAATTGCCAAACTAAAAATCGCCAAGATGGCAAGAAGGTCTATCCAAGCATTCGCCCAATCTCGAACAAGTACCAAAGGTGCAAAGGTCTGAACCAAGGTCCCTATATTGAAAATTTGGCTACCTAACAAGACAGTAGCTAAGACTGTAACGGTTAAGACTTGATAAAAGCGATTCAGGATCAAACTAAAAGAAATCATCAACATGCCGACTAGAAAAGCGGCCAACAAAAACAAAGCTAGATAAAGCCAAAAGGTTGCCGCAGGATGCCGAAATTGCCAGAGTAAAAAATCATATTTAGGTATTTTTGGTGCAGACTGGAACATTTGTGCTTGACCATCCCATCTCGTAAAAGGAAATAATCTCAAAATATAAATGAGCAGGGCGTTCCATAATAAAGGCACAGCGAATAAAATCACACTGCTAATACCAGCACCGATATAATGGCCGCGCAGAAACTTGGCCACACCTACCCGACTCGCCACGTTATAAGCTTGGCCGGACTCAAAATCATTTAGCAAAGCAAAACCAGATCCCAACAAAATCCAGACGGGAAATAAACCAATCGTGAAAGCAATCAATAAATGACCGATATATGCCGCAACCAAACTGCTAGCCATAAAAGTTGAGAGCCAAGCAATTTTTGTGAAAGATTGTCCACTTGCCATTACGACATGTTGGATCGCATCAACGCTAGTTATGACAGTTAACACAAACAAAACGCCCCAAAAGCGTTTTGTCCAAATAATACGTTCTAAGCTATATCTAATCATAATTAATAGTTACCAAGTCTCCTCATCCCATGCACCAGTGATATAAAATACAGATGGTGTCCAAGTAGGATTGAATACTGCCATGCGGACATTCTGTTGACTTGCGTTAGAATAGGCTCCGCTATATACATACGGATAAGCTGGACCGGTATAGGCATTTTTGGTCGGCGAAGCAAGTGCTCCATTCTGCGATCCGTATAAATGAGCCGAATAGTAAGAGCCATTGCCTTCAGTTGAAGTATACACACCAACTTTCCATGGATTCGCCGTGGACTTCGTTTGTCTATAGCGCCAGCCTGTTGTTGATTCCTCCTGATAAGATTGGATTGTAAAAGCAAATCCAATATTGTTGTCAGACGCAAAAGTCGGTAAAGCGACACCGGCAACCAGTGAAAAAGCTAATACAAATAATGCAATATACTGCTTACTTATGTTTTTCATAAAGCCTTCATTTTTTCTCAAAAAATATAATTTATTTTGAGAAATTTTCTCCTTTTTTAAAATTCGGCACTTTATTTACAGGTGCCTTGTTTTTATTTATACCACGGCTTTTTTATTTTGGGAGAACTTAGCAGGATATTGATAAAAATCGAGCATTTTTTCAATCATTTATTCTTTTTTACTAAAATGCTCGCCAATCACACTCACAGCGATGCAAATAATCACGAGAGCCACATCAATAACTTGAGCGTTAGGCACGCGATAGAATTGCAGCAGCAACACGGCGGCTAACAAAATAACGATCGGCAATACTTTAAAGAGAAAACTTTTCTTCACGAGAGACTTCCTTATACGATATGAGACATTCCGACTAATTCCTGCCGATGTTTCATCATCTTGCATTAATGATACCGCTTTCAGTATTACCTCACCGTTCACCCTACGCATGGGTCTCAATTATAAATGACAGCATTTTATCGACTTCTTAAGCAGCCGGCCATCTTTGAGAGAAAATGAGAACAGGTATTTAAAATGAACAAAGAAATTGTACAAGAACAAGCGTTATTTGACCAGGTGAAGCAGAATTTAGAAGCACATTATCCAACAGGCTGGGGTGGTTCCGCTGGTGTTTTACTGGAAGATGGTTCAATTTTGACCAGTATATCACCGGATTTTCCCAACGCCGCTTCGTCCGTCTGCATGGAATTGGGTTCTTATCTGCAAGCGGCCAATTTGAACAAAAAAATAACTCACAGTCTGTGTTTGGTCCGGGAAAACGAGAAATCAGCTTTCCAAGTATTGACGCCTTGCGGTATTTGCCAAGAACGACTTAACTTTTGGGGCGACCAGGTTCTTTGTGCGGTTGAGATTGACAAACATCATTCAGTCCAATATCTTCCTTTAAAAGAACTCCAGCCGCATCATTGGCTGAATGTGTATCGGGAACAGTAGAAAAAACCAATAATTTTGTGTTACTAATCCGTGGCGCAACACCAACGCAACAAATTGTTGTGCTTTTGATGTACTAAGCCAGTGTTCACATGTTACATTAAAACTAATCCAAAATAGGAAGAAACAGAACTATTAATATTTATATGAAAAACTTAAAACAACTAACAAAATCAGCTTTAGCTTACGTTCTGTTGTTCGTTATCTTAGATTTGCTTATCATCTTTGGCTTGCGAGGCGTGATCGATCTGATTGCTGGACGAGGATATCGCTTCTCCAACTATTTACAGCATAGTTGGATAGACAGCCTTCGCACCTTCATCTTCTTTTTCTTTTGGGGCTGGGTCGAATATTCGTATCGAAAACACCAGGCTAAAAAGCGAGCCAATGTCAGTAACACTAATCCTAAATGAAAGCTGATAGAAGAATGATCCGGATGATCCTTTAACCATAGGAGCTGATTATTGATCAGACAAGACAAACAAATTTTACAATCACAGATCAACAACACAGAAACAGAGATTCAAGTGACTGGCCGCCTGGCTAAAAAGCTGAGTTGTTTAATGAAAGTCAAAGCGGCAACCTTGGAAAAATCAATTATTCTCCTTCGACCAATATCAGCCTTGATCATCAACTGCGCCGAGTCCTCACTGAGGCCGGCATCTCCTTGCTGCAAGCTTATCGAGTTATTCGGTTGCTACCTGTTGATGTCCTGCTGCAGATTCTCAGAGCATATGACATCAGCGGAAAGCCAGATGGGCTTGTTTTGACAAGAAAATATTGAACCAAGTCAGCAAGTAGCAAACAGCATAGACTTTTCCTGAAGCTCAGTTCGAGAGGCCTTAGAGGGTCGTAGCTATTGGTGACTTAGCTGTCTAAGGCAACATGAAGACCGGTGTTTTTTGCTTTTCAAACAGTCCTCGTATATACTTAATATATACAAAGACATACGGGGGTTAACGCAATGATTGGTGCCACAGTTAAAATTAGAAAATCCGGCAACTCAAATATTCTGACACTGCCTAAAGAGATAAAGCCAACTGCCAAAGAGTTTACCGTTTTCCAGGGTCGTGATGGTGAAATTGTCTATACACCCAAGAAAACCAACCCTTTCAAAGATGAAAAATGGGTCCAAGCACACGAACACTTAACCCAAAAAGAAGCGTTTGGAGGTTCGGATTTTGACACCGAGTTCTCAGATTAACTATATTCCGGATCAGCAGGATATTATCTATATTGACTTCAATCCCTCCGTCGGTGAAGAAATTAGAAAACGCCGTCCAGCTCTCGTTCTCAGCAGCCAAAATTATTCTCGCGTGACTGATTTAGCTGTCGTCTGTCCAATAACAAGTTCCGAAGATAATCGTTTGAAAGATTTTTTCATTCCTGTTTCTGGCGCTTCCACCGTCCACGGCTATATCAATCCACTGCAATTTCATACTTTCGATTACAAAAAGCGTCATGCACAAAAAGTCGGTCTGCTTCCCACCTCATCTTTTATTGAGGCTAAACAGACTATTTTGGATCTTCTTGAATAGTGGTCATGAAAAGTTCCTAATTTAGGAACTTTTTTCTGTCGAACAAACCCAGGAGACGAATTACTGCTTTTAGAAAAGCTTTTATGAGTTAAACGACTGCCGCGCTTTTTGTGTACAAACATACAAAAACAGCGTTATATCAAGCTTTCTTACACTTGATATGACGCTGTTTTATAAATATGCTGCCGACTGGCGGGTTCGAACCGCCGACCCCCGGTTTACGATACCGATGCTCTACCAACTGAGCTAAGTCGGCTAGACTTATTAGAATCTGCCCAAGCATTTCCAATAAAAAACGGTTGGCTGTGAAATCAACCGACCGCAAACTCCGACTGTCGGGCTCGAACCGACGACAACCTGATTAACAGTCAGGCGCTCTACCAACTGAGCTAAGTCGGAATAATCATGTTGCTGAACAACCATTTAAGTTTAGGGCATTTTCAAACGCAGGTCAAGCAAATTAACCCAACAACTTATTCTACTATAATATTCAAAAACAGTGGCCATCCTCATGACGAAAATCAGTTTTCATACAGGTCCTTTAACATTTCCTGCCGTTTATCATCATTGACATTCAGCAAACCAAAATAAAACAAATCAGTCAATTGTGTCACCCAGGTCTTCAGATCAATTCCCTGCGCCCAGCGGCTATTCTTCGGATCGGCAAAATAACTGGTCCAAATCTTAAAATACAGCATCAGCGATTGATCATTGATTCGCGAAGCGATATAGCCGCTGCTTCGGACCTGGGCGATCATATATTGCCAAAAAACGGTCAATTCCTGTTCATAATAGTCATAAATCTCGTGATCGCCATTTTGCCCTTGGTATTCGGCGACAACATCTTCAAAAAATACTTTGGAGAACTCCCGCGTCTCTTGTTGGGAAAACTGAATGACTTTTAAGAAATTTTGCGGCTGATCGACAGACAAATCAGATAGGGCTTGTTTCATATTTGCCAATTCACGCTGGATCAAATCTTTCAGTAAAGCCTTAAAAAGCAGCCGCTTGGAAGCAAAATACTTATATAAAGTCACTTGCGATACGTGAGCCGTCTGGGCAATCTGACTCACTTTGGCAGCTTGATAACCAATCTGATTGAAAACAGCATAAGCAGCTTGTAAAATTTTGTCCCGTTGCTGGGACTTATTTTTTTCGCGTTTTCCTGACATGACTGAACTTATTATATCGCTAAACTGAGCTATTTTTCTAAAAAGTGAACTTTAACAATAAAATATTTCATTTTTTATTGACTTTCTGCACAAAACAGTCCAAGATATTCTCGTCAGCGGAAAGGACAAGAAAATGGAAACAGTTTTGCATATTAAACATCTACAAAAGAATTTTGGTAAAACGCAGGCTTTAAAAGACATTAGCTTCGATGTACATAAAGGCGAGGTCTTTGCTTTTATCGGCCCCAATGGTGCTGGAAAATCGACAACCATCCGAATTGCGTTGGGATTATTAAAAAAATCCGGCGGCGAAATCAGTTTGTTTGGCAAGGATGTCTTTAAAAACCCAGTCGAAATTCACAAGAATCTCGCCTATGTACCCGGAGACGTCAGCTTGTGGCCGAATTTGACCGGTGGTCAGACGATTGATCTGCTTTTAAGGCTCGGAGGCCAAAAGCGTTCGCACAAGACGTGGGACTTAATCAAAGAATTTGATCTTGACCCTAGCAAAAGGAATCGTACCTATTCTAAAGGAAATCGGCAGAAGGTCGCCTTGATTGCGGCTTTCTCAGCTGATGTCGACTTCTATATTTTTGATGAACCGACCAGCGGCCTTGATCCCTTGCAGGAATTGAATTTCCAACAAGAAATTCTAAAGCTGAAAGCAGCTGGTAAGACAATCCTGCTCTCATCACACATCTTGTCGGAAATTGAAAAAATCGTTGACCGTTTGGCCATCATTCGACAGGGCAAAATCATCGAAGTCGGTGCTTTGGCCGATTTGAAACATCTTTCTGCTTTGAATGTCAGCGCCCTCGTCAAAGAAAAAGCGGATAAACTGGCTGCAATGCCTGGGGTACGAGCTTTCAAACAAGATGGCAGCCGGATTAATTTCACGATTGACCGCGAACACCTGTCAGAAATGATGCAGGTGCTGGCGGCTCTCTCCGTGACAGATTTACAGGTCACACCGCCAAGCCTAGAAGAATTATTCCTTCACTTTTATGATGGTGGCCAAAAGAAGGTGAGCTGATGTTTGCAAACATGTTTTCAAAAAACGGCTTAATCTTAAAAGCAGCACTCAAGCGAGACAGCACTTTTATCATCGTGTGGATCTTAGCAATTGCGGCCGCGCTTTTAGCCGGCGCCAGCAAATTTAACGGCATCTATGGCAATAGAAAAGCGATCGCGTCTATCATTGTTACTTTAAAAACACCTGCCATGACATCCATTTTTGGTGTACCACCCACGGGCAGCGGCATTTCGACGGGTCAAATTTTTATCGCTATGATGCTTGTCTTCACAGGGATATTCACAGTGATCCCAAATATTTTATTGGCCGTTCGAACAACACGTGCCCAAGAAGATAAGGGTGTTACAGAAATCATTCGCGCAACAGCTGTAGGCAGGCTGGCGCCCTTCTCAGCCGCTGTTTTAGAAATAATCATTTTTAATTTGATACTGATGATTATTTCTTACCTGTCCATATGGGCTGCCAATATAACCGGTATGACCTCTGAAATGATTTCGCTTTTCTCCTTAGAGACGGTCTTAGTCGGCTTGATGTTTGGTGCAGCTGCCTTGTTGGCAGCTCAAATATTTAATAGTTCCCAAGCTGCCAATTCCGCCAGTTTTATCTTTTTCGCTATCTGCTACGCGGTCCGTATGGCGACCGATGTCAGCGCAGCCAAGTGGACTTGGTTATCCCTGTTCGGATGGGTCGAGTTAGGCAAAATAGGAACACAAAACGACCTGAAAGTTGTGTGGCTGATGCTCGCCTTAACCGTCGTATTTGCAGCACTGGCCTTCCAAATTGCTGGCCATCGTGATTTGAACGCCGCTTTAATCCAAAGTGGGCGCGGACCAGTAACTGCACCGCGTTTCTTATCCAATCTCAATCGCCTTTCCTTCTACCTTCAAAAGTACATCGCTCTAATCTGGATTTTTGCCAATGTTGCTACCGCCGCCATGTATGCATCGATCTTCCCGCAAATCAGCGATCTACTAAAAATCAATCCCAGCATCGCTCAAATTATTGGCAGTGATCAGGTCAGACAAGTCAGCAGCCAGATCCTGCTGCAGTTCATTGCCATGATCAGTTACTTCCTTATATTATTAGCGATCATCCCCGGCATCCAGATGATTGCAAAAATCAATTCCGACACGGCAAAAGGTCTTACGGAACTGGTTTACGCTAAGAAGACTTCTCGTGGCGGACTACTCCTGAGTTATGTCCTCCCCGCCTTGACCACGACCATCTTGGCTGATCTGGGTGCGGTATACACAATGGCGTTGATAGGAAACGCCTTGTTAAAACACGGTCTTCCCATTAGCCATTTCAACGAATTGGCACTTGGCCTGATGCCGGGTATTTTGACCTTCTTGGCTCTGGCACTATTCTTAATTGCTTGGCTGCCTAGAATTGTGTCAGTCTTATATGCCTACTTAGGACTGTCTTTCTTCCTGCTTTATTTTCACAACATGCTAAAACTGCCGAACTGGGTTTTGACCATCACACCATTAGGCTGGATGCGTGATTTACCAGTGAAGAATATCGACTGGCCTCTTTGGTGGCTGCAATGGATCATCATGATGATACTAGTCGTCATATCTGCTTGGGGTTTTTACCGTCGCGATCTAATTTAAAAAGGCTCTGTTATCGCAGAGCCTTTTTATTTATAATCAAAACAGCGACGCATACAGTGTACTAGTAAAGAAAGAAGGATCAATGCCAAATTTATCAAATAAACACAAGAAATTTTTTATCAACTTATTATTAGCAACCAGTTTTACATTTTCGATCAGTCAGTCAGCTATGACAACCATTTACCCGACTTTAATGCAGCGTTTTTCTGTACCGATTGCAAGTGTCCAGTGGTTAACGACAGGCTTTATGCTGATCATGGTCTTGATGATGCCTTTATCGCCTTGGTTTTTGAAAAATCTGCCCTTTAAAAATTTTTTGTTAGCTTTACAGCTTATTTTTATGGTTGGCACCTTAATTGCAATCTACGCACCAAACTTTGATCTGCTGATGGTAGGCCGCTTATTAGAAGGCATCTCGGTCGGACTCTTATTTCCCAGTTTCCAGTCTGTGATTCTATCGATCACACCATCGGAGAATCGCGCCGCTCAAATGGGGGCAGTCGGATTGGTGATGGGTTCTGCGTTAGCTGTTGGACCAATTGTCTCCGGTGTCATTTTGCAGGCTTTTAATTGGCAATCCGTTTTCGCTTTTTTCTTACTAGTCCTGCTGGTCTTATTTCTGCTGTCCCTCAAATATATCAGTAATGTCATGCCGAAAGAACCTTATCATTTCGACTGGATCTCATCTTTATCTTTAGTGGGGCTGTTAATGGTCTTATACGCTTTGCAAACATTATCTTCAGGTATCCGTGTCTGGCTGCTCATTTTATTAATTGCCGGTCTTCTACTAACTGCTTACTTTGTTTATCGGCAGCTGACAGTCAAAAATCCCCTCTTGGATTTGCATGTACTAGCCAAGTCTGCTTTTCGGCTTGGCATGTTTCTGACGGCTGGATCCTATATCGGTTTAATCGTGACAACGGTTTTAATGCCGCTGTATTTTCAAAGAATCCTGAATTTGAATAGTCTATGGTCAGGCCTTTTAATGGTGCCGGCGGCGTTAAGCTTAAGCATTTTGAACCGCCGCTCGGCCAAGGTCATGGCACAATTTGGTCTGAAACGCACCATGCTGATTGGTGCGTCCATGATCTTTATTGGCTTCGCAGGTCTTTCATTAATCGTTGAACTGAAAAACTGGTTGTTTGCCGTCATCTTTGCCGCATTGGTTGAATCAGGAAACGCCTTTATGATGATGCCGGCCGTCACTTATGCAAACAACGCTTTAGATGATGACTTGATTCCCCACGGCACTGCTTTGATAACCACCGTTAGACAAGTAGCAGGCGTCATCGGTGTCTTAATTGTGAGTCAAGTGCTGTCCGTGGTTTCTCGTCCTAGACAAGTCTCAATGATCGGGATGCTGGCTGCTTTGATCGTATGCAGCGTCTTTGCTGCGATTTTGTTGTATCTGGTCTTGCGGATTAAACGGCAAAAAACCACTAATGTTTAATCTTTATTTTGGATTATCAGCATTAATCTTTTTTGCAAGTTCATCTATCTTTTTCTCCAAGCGGTCGA
The Oenococcus kitaharae DSM 17330 DNA segment above includes these coding regions:
- a CDS encoding ABC transporter ATP-binding protein, whose product is MIEVKNIIKTINHKTVLDNLSLTFETGKIYGLKGRNGAGKTMLLRAIAGLIRLDSGSITIDGKVLHRDIDFPSELGLLIENNNVLPEFTLRKNLLLLAKIRKVASPEMIDATIKRVGLDPTDKRKVRQYSLGMKQRAAIAQALFEKPKLILLDEPTNAIDIEGVKEMRRIFEAEKEAGATIILASHNPEDLSILADQVFNMEEGKLV
- a CDS encoding DUF2712 domain-containing protein is translated as MRKNEGFMKNISKQYIALFVLAFSLVAGVALPTFASDNNIGFAFTIQSYQEESTTGWRYRQTKSTANPWKVGVYTSTEGNGSYYSAHLYGSQNGALASPTKNAYTGPAYPYVYSGAYSNASQQNVRMAVFNPTWTPSVFYITGAWDEETW
- a CDS encoding cytidine deaminase, whose product is MNKEIVQEQALFDQVKQNLEAHYPTGWGGSAGVLLEDGSILTSISPDFPNAASSVCMELGSYLQAANLNKKITHSLCLVRENEKSAFQVLTPCGICQERLNFWGDQVLCAVEIDKHHSVQYLPLKELQPHHWLNVYREQ
- the mazE gene encoding type II toxin-antitoxin system PemI/MazE family antitoxin, which codes for MIGATVKIRKSGNSNILTLPKEIKPTAKEFTVFQGRDGEIVYTPKKTNPFKDEKWVQAHEHLTQKEAFGGSDFDTEFSD
- a CDS encoding type II toxin-antitoxin system PemK/MazF family toxin, with the protein product MTPSSQINYIPDQQDIIYIDFNPSVGEEIRKRRPALVLSSQNYSRVTDLAVVCPITSSEDNRLKDFFIPVSGASTVHGYINPLQFHTFDYKKRHAQKVGLLPTSSFIEAKQTILDLLE
- a CDS encoding TetR/AcrR family transcriptional regulator — encoded protein: MSGKREKNKSQQRDKILQAAYAVFNQIGYQAAKVSQIAQTAHVSQVTLYKYFASKRLLFKALLKDLIQRELANMKQALSDLSVDQPQNFLKVIQFSQQETREFSKVFFEDVVAEYQGQNGDHEIYDYYEQELTVFWQYMIAQVRSSGYIASRINDQSLMLYFKIWTSYFADPKNSRWAQGIDLKTWVTQLTDLFYFGLLNVNDDKRQEMLKDLYEN
- a CDS encoding ABC transporter ATP-binding protein, whose protein sequence is METVLHIKHLQKNFGKTQALKDISFDVHKGEVFAFIGPNGAGKSTTIRIALGLLKKSGGEISLFGKDVFKNPVEIHKNLAYVPGDVSLWPNLTGGQTIDLLLRLGGQKRSHKTWDLIKEFDLDPSKRNRTYSKGNRQKVALIAAFSADVDFYIFDEPTSGLDPLQELNFQQEILKLKAAGKTILLSSHILSEIEKIVDRLAIIRQGKIIEVGALADLKHLSALNVSALVKEKADKLAAMPGVRAFKQDGSRINFTIDREHLSEMMQVLAALSVTDLQVTPPSLEELFLHFYDGGQKKVS
- a CDS encoding ABC transporter permease codes for the protein MFANMFSKNGLILKAALKRDSTFIIVWILAIAAALLAGASKFNGIYGNRKAIASIIVTLKTPAMTSIFGVPPTGSGISTGQIFIAMMLVFTGIFTVIPNILLAVRTTRAQEDKGVTEIIRATAVGRLAPFSAAVLEIIIFNLILMIISYLSIWAANITGMTSEMISLFSLETVLVGLMFGAAALLAAQIFNSSQAANSASFIFFAICYAVRMATDVSAAKWTWLSLFGWVELGKIGTQNDLKVVWLMLALTVVFAALAFQIAGHRDLNAALIQSGRGPVTAPRFLSNLNRLSFYLQKYIALIWIFANVATAAMYASIFPQISDLLKINPSIAQIIGSDQVRQVSSQILLQFIAMISYFLILLAIIPGIQMIAKINSDTAKGLTELVYAKKTSRGGLLLSYVLPALTTTILADLGAVYTMALIGNALLKHGLPISHFNELALGLMPGILTFLALALFLIAWLPRIVSVLYAYLGLSFFLLYFHNMLKLPNWVLTITPLGWMRDLPVKNIDWPLWWLQWIIMMILVVISAWGFYRRDLI
- a CDS encoding MFS transporter, which gives rise to MPNLSNKHKKFFINLLLATSFTFSISQSAMTTIYPTLMQRFSVPIASVQWLTTGFMLIMVLMMPLSPWFLKNLPFKNFLLALQLIFMVGTLIAIYAPNFDLLMVGRLLEGISVGLLFPSFQSVILSITPSENRAAQMGAVGLVMGSALAVGPIVSGVILQAFNWQSVFAFFLLVLLVLFLLSLKYISNVMPKEPYHFDWISSLSLVGLLMVLYALQTLSSGIRVWLLILLIAGLLLTAYFVYRQLTVKNPLLDLHVLAKSAFRLGMFLTAGSYIGLIVTTVLMPLYFQRILNLNSLWSGLLMVPAALSLSILNRRSAKVMAQFGLKRTMLIGASMIFIGFAGLSLIVELKNWLFAVIFAALVESGNAFMMMPAVTYANNALDDDLIPHGTALITTVRQVAGVIGVLIVSQVLSVVSRPRQVSMIGMLAALIVCSVFAAILLYLVLRIKRQKTTNV